In Spiroplasma litorale, a single genomic region encodes these proteins:
- a CDS encoding L-lactate dehydrogenase encodes MIKSKKIVLVGCGAVGTSFVYSAINQGLAEDYILIDVFKELAEGNEMDLHDTQAVVPHYFHSVKAGDYSDCKDADVIVITAGRPQKPGETRLDMVADNSKIMKSIALEIKKSGFSGVTVIASNPVDVLTNVYRVVTGFPSNSVISSGTTLDSSRLKRLLSEKFDVNTKEVNAVLAGEHGDSSVALWSKATILGKSINQYINEKKITQKELDELKEEAVHMAYKIIEKKRATFYGIGACLCRIVKSILKNENKMLMVGAYLNGEYGIKDTYVSVPCSLGAKGITKILDWEISSEELKKLNDSANTIKETFKTAEKAIKE; translated from the coding sequence ATGATTAAAAGTAAAAAAATAGTTTTAGTTGGATGTGGAGCTGTTGGGACCAGTTTCGTATACAGCGCAATTAACCAAGGATTGGCAGAAGATTACATATTAATCGATGTGTTTAAAGAACTTGCAGAAGGAAATGAAATGGACCTACACGATACACAAGCAGTGGTTCCTCATTATTTTCATAGTGTAAAAGCTGGAGATTATAGCGATTGTAAAGATGCTGATGTAATTGTTATTACTGCTGGTAGACCACAAAAACCAGGAGAAACAAGACTTGACATGGTTGCAGATAACTCAAAAATTATGAAAAGTATTGCATTAGAAATTAAAAAATCAGGATTTAGCGGAGTTACAGTTATTGCTTCAAACCCAGTAGACGTACTTACAAATGTATATAGGGTTGTTACAGGATTTCCATCAAACTCAGTAATTTCATCTGGAACTACATTAGATTCATCAAGATTAAAAAGATTGTTATCAGAAAAATTTGATGTAAATACAAAAGAAGTAAATGCAGTTCTAGCAGGAGAACATGGAGATTCATCTGTTGCTTTATGAAGTAAAGCTACAATTTTAGGTAAATCAATTAATCAATATATTAATGAGAAAAAAATAACTCAAAAAGAATTAGATGAATTAAAAGAAGAAGCAGTTCACATGGCTTATAAAATTATTGAAAAAAAACGTGCAACATTTTATGGTATTGGAGCATGTTTATGTAGAATTGTTAAATCAATTTTAAAAAATGAAAACAAAATGCTTATGGTTGGGGCTTACTTAAATGGTGAATATGGAATTAAAGATACTTATGTTAGTGTTCCTTGTTCACTTGGAGCAAAAGGGATTACAAAAATCCTAGATTGAGAAATTAGTTCAGAAGAATTAAAAAAATTAAATGATTCAGCAAATACAATTAAAGAAACATTCAAAACTGCAGAAAAAGCAATTAAAGAATAA
- a CDS encoding HAD hydrolase family protein, whose product MSSEFEEIKELFKNIKGIKLVQTAPYIIEIMNEEVSKAKGIRFLQSKLKIKNEDIVITGDNDYEMLSQFDNTFAIKTGSKLALSAANKTIDEVSEIANYIKY is encoded by the coding sequence TTGAGTTCTGAATTTGAAGAAATAAAAGAGTTATTTAAAAATATTAAAGGTATAAAATTAGTCCAAACCGCGCCATACATTATTGAAATAATGAATGAGGAAGTATCAAAAGCGAAGGGTATTAGATTTTTACAAAGTAAATTAAAAATTAAGAATGAAGATATTGTTATTACTGGTGATAATGATTATGAGATGCTATCTCAATTTGATAACACATTTGCAATAAAAACTGGATCTAAACTTGCTTTATCTGCTGCAAATAAAACCATTGATGAAGTATCAGAGATTGCAAATTATATAAAATATTAA
- a CDS encoding HAD hydrolase family protein, with protein MKWWFSDYDGTLTLKKDEYKININTQEFIKSWVKKNQLIITTGRSVDDLKKCIEYLDLGLSYFIINNGAAIIKDNEILYNKTIPMSEREVIYNGLKKLHKRFGIKISDTLNCKILAGIEVGLEKYQENFIWKNWFNVKDIFNDYIDEVITNID; from the coding sequence ATGAAGTGATGATTTAGTGATTACGATGGAACACTTACTTTAAAAAAAGATGAATATAAAATTAATATTAATACACAAGAATTTATTAAAAGTTGAGTAAAGAAAAATCAACTTATAATAACAACTGGTAGAAGTGTTGATGACTTAAAAAAATGTATTGAATACTTAGATTTAGGGTTGAGTTATTTTATTATAAATAATGGGGCTGCAATTATAAAAGATAATGAGATTTTATATAATAAAACTATTCCAATGAGTGAGAGAGAAGTTATTTATAATGGTTTAAAAAAACTACATAAAAGATTTGGAATTAAAATATCAGACACATTAAATTGTAAAATATTAGCTGGAATTGAAGTCGGATTAGAAAAGTATCAAGAAAATTTTATTTGAAAAAATTGATTTAACGTTAAAGATATTTTTAATGATTATATTGATGAAGTTATCACAAATATTGATTAA
- a CDS encoding NCS2 family permease: MKNLKKNDDFKIERTKDEIVNKKRSVIPRYFKFDYFKATFKKEIIGGISTFLAMVYILSVEPGILGEAPSIHNVDSVMNSGGVFVATALSTFICTMIMGLFANLPVGVAPSMGLNAMFSYNIAKSGGIGYEGALIATLISSVIFTIISITKLRSMLIKCIPHSMHLAFGVGIGFFIAYVGLTSIGWFDKSNGVPIAKLSDFKVYYPGIIIGMLVLFGSIILFYKKFIAPVAVMMLGGFILTIILANTVDDNAIKTSFKESIWNGWSYDEFDGFISNIKNSYSEFGNVDIWNKPIIYISIFIFVILNFFDATGTLKTINIESNKIMEREDDLSNKSLVIDAGSTVVGSVMGVSHMSAYVESCVGISQGARTGFSTIITSLLFLLSLALFPIFKMIPGCISGAATVFIGTIMIKSITDIDWKKPEIGIGAFFSLIFMITTYSIANGIAVGMISYTVGCIATKNTKKVSPTVWILDIVFIAYFIALAFIY, encoded by the coding sequence ATGAAAAATTTGAAAAAAAATGATGATTTTAAAATTGAAAGAACTAAAGACGAGATTGTTAACAAAAAAAGAAGTGTAATACCAAGATACTTCAAGTTCGATTATTTTAAAGCTACATTTAAAAAAGAGATAATTGGTGGGATAAGTACTTTTCTTGCTATGGTGTATATATTATCTGTTGAACCTGGAATTCTAGGGGAGGCACCAAGTATTCATAATGTTGATTCAGTTATGAACAGCGGTGGAGTTTTTGTTGCGACTGCTTTATCAACATTTATTTGTACTATGATTATGGGTTTGTTTGCAAACTTACCAGTTGGTGTAGCTCCAAGTATGGGTTTGAATGCAATGTTTTCATACAATATTGCAAAAAGTGGTGGAATTGGTTATGAAGGTGCATTAATAGCCACTTTAATATCTTCAGTTATTTTTACAATTATATCAATTACAAAGCTGAGATCAATGCTAATAAAATGCATACCTCATTCTATGCACTTGGCTTTTGGTGTTGGTATAGGATTTTTTATTGCATATGTTGGTTTAACAAGCATTGGTTGATTTGATAAATCTAATGGAGTTCCAATTGCAAAACTATCTGATTTTAAAGTATACTACCCAGGTATAATAATCGGTATGTTAGTTTTATTTGGGTCAATAATTTTATTTTATAAAAAATTTATTGCTCCTGTTGCTGTTATGATGCTTGGCGGATTTATTTTAACAATAATTTTAGCGAATACAGTTGATGATAATGCTATAAAAACTTCTTTTAAAGAATCAATTTGAAATGGCTGAAGTTACGACGAATTTGATGGCTTTATTAGTAATATTAAAAACTCATACTCAGAGTTTGGTAATGTTGATATTTGAAATAAACCAATTATTTATATATCTATATTTATTTTTGTAATACTAAATTTTTTTGATGCCACAGGAACTTTAAAAACAATAAATATAGAATCAAACAAAATAATGGAAAGAGAAGATGATCTTTCAAATAAATCATTAGTAATTGATGCAGGTTCTACAGTTGTGGGGTCTGTTATGGGAGTTAGTCATATGTCTGCATACGTTGAGAGTTGCGTAGGTATATCACAAGGTGCCAGAACAGGATTTTCAACCATTATAACATCACTTCTATTCTTACTAAGTTTGGCATTATTTCCAATATTTAAAATGATTCCAGGATGTATAAGTGGAGCTGCAACAGTTTTTATTGGAACTATAATGATTAAATCAATTACAGATATCGATTGAAAAAAACCCGAAATTGGAATTGGTGCTTTCTTTTCTTTAATATTTATGATTACAACATACTCAATTGCAAACGGAATTGCTGTTGGAATGATTTCATATACTGTTGGGTGTATTGCTACAAAAAATACTAAAAAAGTATCTCCAACTGTGTGAATTTTGGATATTGTATTTATTGCTTATTTTATAGCCTTAGCCTTTATATATTAA
- the rplM gene encoding 50S ribosomal protein L13, giving the protein MKQTTLIKTADIAKKWYVVDASEQTLGRLSTEIAKILRGKHKPSFTPHINNGDHVIVINADKVILSGNKEKDKKYYSHSFHPGGLKARNVETQRKLFPERIVERAVRLMLPKTVQGSSQYRALHVYAGTEHPHEAQKPEVLVINTKKGVNN; this is encoded by the coding sequence ATGAAACAAACTACACTTATTAAAACAGCTGATATCGCAAAAAAATGATATGTAGTAGATGCAAGTGAACAAACACTAGGTCGTTTATCTACTGAAATTGCAAAAATTTTAAGAGGTAAACATAAACCAAGTTTTACACCACATATTAATAATGGAGATCATGTTATTGTTATTAATGCTGATAAAGTAATTTTATCTGGTAATAAAGAAAAAGATAAAAAATACTATAGTCACTCATTTCACCCAGGTGGATTGAAAGCTAGAAACGTTGAAACACAAAGAAAATTGTTTCCAGAAAGAATTGTGGAAAGAGCCGTAAGACTTATGTTGCCTAAAACAGTTCAAGGATCTAGTCAATATCGTGCATTGCATGTTTATGCTGGAACTGAACACCCACACGAGGCTCAAAAACCAGAAGTACTTGTAATTAATACAAAAAAAGGAGTTAACAATTAA
- the rpsI gene encoding 30S ribosomal protein S9 produces MAATKKTTISYRGTGRRKSSVAQVVLTPGNGDIVVNGKPALEFFPYATLVQDMEQPLVATGTKEDFSIKVKVKGGGFTGQAGAARLGIARALLDASKDYKTDLRAKGLLTRDARVKERKKYGLYGARRAPQFSKR; encoded by the coding sequence ATGGCTGCAACTAAAAAAACTACTATTTCTTATAGAGGTACTGGTAGAAGAAAATCTTCAGTAGCTCAAGTTGTACTTACACCAGGTAATGGTGATATTGTTGTTAATGGAAAACCAGCACTTGAATTCTTCCCATATGCTACATTAGTTCAGGATATGGAACAACCTCTTGTAGCAACTGGAACAAAAGAAGACTTCTCAATTAAAGTTAAAGTTAAAGGTGGAGGATTTACAGGACAAGCTGGTGCTGCAAGACTTGGGATTGCAAGAGCATTATTAGATGCAAGTAAAGATTATAAAACTGATTTAAGAGCAAAAGGGTTATTAACTAGAGATGCACGTGTAAAAGAACGTAAAAAATATGGACTTTATGGAGCACGTCGTGCACCGCAATTTTCAAAACGTTAG